The Candidatus Phytoplasma asteris DNA segment TGCGTAACCGTAGTCGTGGTAATTACACAGTACCTATGGTAGTAAGAGTCCCAGTTGGTGGAGGGGTAAAATCCTTAGAACATCACTCCGAATCATTAGAAGTAATTTTGGGCTCTGTTCCTGGTCTTAAAGTAGTTATTCCATCTAATCCTTACGACGCTAAAGGTTTATTAATGGCTGCTATTAACGACCCTGATCCAGTAGTCTACATGGAACCTAAAAGAATTTATCGTGGTTTCCGTCAAGAAGTTCCCGAAACAGATTACGAAGTCCAAATCGGTAAAGCCAAAGTCGTTCAAGAAGGCACAGACATTACAGTTGTAGCTTGGGGAGCAATGGTACCAGAAACACTATTAGCCCTTAAACAACTTGATCCTAATGTTTCCGTAGAACTAATTGATTTAAGAACTATTAATCCTATTGACAGAGAAACTGTAATTACATCTGTTAAAAAAACTGGACGCTTTTTAGTAGTTCATGAAGCATGTAAAACTTACGGACCTGCAGGAGAATTAATGGCTTTAGTTAACGAACAAGCTTTCTTATACCTAGATGCAGCTCCTGCCAGAGTTACTGGAAATGATATCACAATGCCTTTAGCCAAAGCAGAACATTATCAGTTTTTAAGCCCTGAAAAAATAGCTGATGCTATTAAAAAAGTGGTTTGCGAATAAGATAACAAAAAGATATAAGGATATAAAAATATAAAGGCAAAACAACCCTTTTCTTTTGTCCCGAAAAACAACACATTAAAACTACTTCCAAATCAAATTAAAAACTCAAAATATCTAAATAAAACTAAAAACCACAATCATAACCATAACCACCAACCAAAACACATACCAAAATAAAAATTAAAAACTAAAAAAGCAAACAACAAAACCCCAACCAAACTAAACTGCATTATAATCAAGGAGATAAAAATATGTTTGAATTTAAATTTGCTGATGTCGGCGAAGGCATTCATGAAGGTACAATTACAAGATGGTTTTTTAAAGTGGGCGACCAAGTAAAAGAAGGTGATGTTTTAGTTAAAGTTGAAACTGACAAATTAGACGTTGAACTAACTTCTCCTGTAGCAGGAAAAATCTTAAAAAGAGACCTTAATGAAGGTGAAGTTATTTGCGTAGGAGATACTATCGTTTTAATCCAAGAACCAGGTGACACTGATGCAGATGTTAAAAAGTTTTCTTCTCAAAACCCTAATGAAACTGCTGCTACAGAAAAAAACGACACCCAACAAGCACAAACATCCGCACAAACCTCTTTACCACCTCAAAAAGTACTTGCTACTCCATTAGTAAAAAGTCTAGCCAAAGAACTAGGACTTGACCTTTCAACCATTAAAGGAACAGGTGTAAATGGAAAAATCTTAAAAGTAGATGTACAAAACGCAACTAACCCTTTACAAACTCAACCACAACCACAAACACCACAACCAACAACCCCTTTTGTCCAAGAACAACCAACCCCCACCCCAACTTTTGCCACATCTAGCCAAGAAACAGAAGTAGTAAAAATTTCTCGCCTCAGAAAAGCCATCGCCCAAAAAATGGTTCTTTCCAAAGGCAAAATCCCAGAAACTACTCTAATGGACGAAGTAAACATTACTGCTTTAGTAACACTACGCAAACAAGCCAAAGATCAAGCACAATCCCAAGGAATCAAATTAACTTTTATGGCTTTTATCATGAAAGCAGTAGCGATTGCCTTACAAGAATTCCCATTATTTAACGCTAGTTATGATGACGTTAAAGAAGAAGTTACTTACAAAAAATTCATTAATTTAGGAGTAGCAGTTGATACCAAAGACGGTCTAATCGTTCCTAACATCAAAGATGCTAACAAATTAACTCTTTTAGAAATGGCACAACAACTACAACAAGTAGCCAAAGCCACTACCGAAAGAAAAGTAGAATTAAATCAGCTTCAAAACGGAACTTTTACTATCACTAATTTTGGTTCTATCGATATTACTTACGGCACTCCAGTTATCAATTACCCTGAATTAGCTATTTTAGGAGTAGGAAAAATCACCAAAAAACCTGTAGTTGAAAACAGTCAAATTGTAATTGCAGACATGCTTCCTCTTTCCTTAGCAATTGACCACCGTATTATTGATGGTGCTGATGGCGGTAGATTTTTAAAACGCGTTAAAGAATTGCTAAATAATACTACTTTATTGCTTTTATCCTAACAGAAAGACCAAGGGCAAATTATGAAAAATTATGATGTTTTAGTGATTGGTGGAGGTCCTGGTGGATACGTTGCTGCCATTAAAGCTGCTCAAATGGGTGCTAAAGTTGCTTTAGTAGAAAAACATAAATTAGGTGGTATTTGTCTTAATTATGGCTGTATTCCTACCAAAGCTTATTTAAAAAGTGCCAAAATGTATAAAGATATCAAACGTTGTGCTGATTTTGGAATTAAAGTACAAAACGGCGTTTCTTTTGATTGGTCCTCCATTTTATCACGCAAAAATAAAATTGTTGCTCAACTTACTACAGGTATATCTTTTCTCCTGAAAAAAAATAAAATTGATTTTTACCATGGTTTTGCAAGTGTTCTTTCTCCTTGCGAAGTCCAAGTAGACACTAACTTATTGCACACCCAAAAATTAATTATTGCAACAGGCAGTACCGCTTTTGTTCCTCCTATTCCAGGTGCCCAAGAAGCTTATCAAAAAGGCATTCTTAAAACTAGTAAAGAATTACTACAACTAGAAAGCTATCCTTCCAAAGTTACTATTGTAGGAGGCGGTGTTATTGGAGTAGAATTTGCAACTATTTTTAATTCTTTTGGTAGTGAAGTGACTATTTTAGAAAGACAAGACACTATTCTAAATGGTATGGATAGGGAAGTTGTTGTTGCATACACTAAAAAACTTCAAGCAGACGGCATCCAAATTTTGAATCAAGTAGAAGTAACTAAAATTAATGACAATCAAACTACCTACACTCAAAAAGGCAATGCCAAAACAATTACTTCGGATGTTATTTTAATGGCTGTAGGCACCAAAGCCAATCTTGCAGGCTTAGAAAAATTAAATTTAGCCCTCAACCGCAATAGCGTCCAAACTGATAATTTTTGTCAAACTTCAATTCCTGGAGTATATGCTATTGGTGATGTAAACGGCAAACACATGTTAGCTCACGTGGCAAGTCATGAAGGTATTGTAGCTGTGACTCACGCTTTAGAACAAAAAGCACATCCCATTAATTATGACCGTGTTCCTGCTTGTATTTATGGTTTTCCTGAAATTGCTTCTATTGGCATGACCGAACAACAAGCCAAAGAAAAACAAATGGATTATAAAGCTTCTAAAATATCTCTGGGAGCTGTTGGCAAATCTTTAGCTGATGGCGAAAAAGAAGGTTTTGCTAAATTAATTGTTTGCAAAAAACATTTAGAAATTTTAGGAATGCATATTTATGCTTACAATGCTACTGAATTAATTAGTGAAATGGCTGTAGGAATGGAACTTGAAGGAACTGCTTACGAACTATCTCAAGCAATTCATCCTCATCCTACCTTATCAGAACTTACTTTTGAAGCTCTTTTAGGAGCCGTTGACAAACCAATTCATGCATAATTATTATTTGATCTTTTAACAAAAAAAGAACCTTTAATAGGTTCTTTTTCCTTAAATTGGTGATGCAATTATGAAAACCCAAAAAAGAAAAAGAAAACGAAGCGAAATAAAACAACAAAAATAAAATAAAGATAAAGCACAACATTAAATATTAAATCCTCAAATATTTTTGAATAAAAGGAGATGATAAATGATTACTAAATATACAATTAGAAAAGTTTTATTTTTTATCTTATTATTTGCAGATTTTACCATAGCTTTTCTCGAAAAAGCCAAAATATTTACAATCCCAGATAAATATTGGGCATTAAGTTTACCTTTTATTTATTTGTTGCCATTTTTGACTCTTTCTGGCATTCCTTTTTATATTGGATTTAAATGATCCCAAGGTAAAGAATTTGTTTAATAAAGACCCTAACAAGGGGGGAACACTTCAAAATATTGATTTTGGTGAATCTATTAGGCCAGATTTTAAAGCATGCATGTATGATGGCAATATAGGTTTTAATTCTAAAGAGAAAAAAACTAAAATAGTTTGTTGCTCTTTTGTTTTAGCTGTTATACTAATGATTTTATCACTATTTTTTAGTGTGGAATTAAAAAAAGAAACATTGGCAAAATTTTTATTTTATATTTCTTTAACTTATTTTATTTGTTTTTATATCTATTTTACTTTATATTCATATAGTGTTTTATGGTTTTTATATGTTAAATTTTTTAAATGGTTAGATTTTGCTTATTTTGAAAAAGATTTTATCCAAACTATCAAAAAAACATAATTTATTTGCTATTAGTATTTTTTATTATGAAAACCAAAAAAAGAATAAGAAAAATAAAGATTAAAAGCCCAACATTTATTAAATAAATTTTTGTTTTGCTTTCTTATGTATCTAATTATAAATTATTATTACTTTTAACCTTGCAAAATAATTTACCCTATGAAATTAACAAATCTAAAATCACTTCTTTAATCTTTTATATTTACCATTTTTTAAAACTTATAAATAACAACAAAATAACCATTTTCCAACCCCTTAAAATCAAAAAAAGGAATACATTAAAATGTTAATAGACACTCACGCTCATCTCAATCTTAAAACATATAAAAATAAATTAGATGATGTTTTTCAAAAAGCTTGGAATAATGACGTCAAAAAAATGATTGTTATAGGCATGGATGAAAAAACTAACCAAAAAGCATATGAAATCGCTAATAAATATAAAGAAGTAATGGTAGCTTTTGGGATTCATCCTTGTTCTGATTTTTCCCAAGAAACTCCCGAAAGCATCATCAAATACCTCAATCATCCGCAAACAGTTGCTATAGGAGAAATTGGCCTTGATCTTCATCACAGACAAGATAATTTAGCTGTCCAAAAAAAGTTTTTTCAAGCCCAAGTTAAAATTGCTATCCAATATAACTTACCTATTATTATTCATGCACGCAAATCTTTTGAAGAAATTTATCAACTTTTACTACCTTATCGCAATCAAGTTAGAGGAGTTTTTCATTGTTTAGTTTTTAGTTTAGAAGAAGCCAAAAAAGCTTTGGAACTAGGTTTTTACATTGGAATTGGAGGAGTTGTTACTTATCCTCATGCCCAAGTTGCCCACGAAATTGCAAAAACTATTCCCCTAGATAAAATTTTATTAGAAACTGATTGTCCTTATTTAACTCCTTATCCGTTTCAAAATGAAACCAATGAGCCTTATCATATCAAATTAATTGCCCAAAAAATTGCTCAATTAAGAAATATTTCTTTGCAATGTGTTGCTACTCAAACAAGCAATAATGTAGCTAAGTTGTTTTTAAATAAAAATTCTTTTTAATCTTTTTGGCATATCAAAAAAATATTTGAAATATAGAATAATTCAAAATCACACCCAAAAAACATCCCTTATATAATAAAAAAATCAACTCCGCTTATACGAAGTTGATTTTGCTTTTTTCTTCTTCATCAGTTTGGCGAAAACTATCTACATCTAACCAAACTTCAGAAACAGTACCACATTTACTTTGCTTAACTTTTCCTTCTAACACTTTAATAACTTGTCCGGGTTGCAAAAAAAACTCAGGATTATCAGCGTCAATATGAGTAAAATTCATAAGAACTTCATCATATTTTTGTTTACAATTATCAGTTCCTACACAAATATTAGTAGCAAACCATTGTCTTTTTGAACTACCATTTTGTTTTAAATATCTAACTTTTACTTCTAAATAAAAATTTTTAACGATTGCTTGTTGCATGCATTCCATTTTCTAACACTTCCTTTTACAATTTTTTGTTGATAAAATCGTTACTTTTCAAGTTTAATTCATTACTTAAAAACTTAAAATAATGAAATTATCTCCTAATATGATAAAATAATATTGAACTGTTTAATGTAGTTTTTTTATTTAACATTTCATTTACTATTATAGCAAATTATTATAAATTTTATTTTGATAAAAAAATATTTGTAATAAATTTATCATTAATTTGTTCTAAATTATCTTTTTGTTTCTATAATTATTTGTCAACCAATCTTTTGATATCATTATTTGCCTCTTTATTTTTTTTATTTTTGCCACATTTTTGCCAAGACTTATTAATTGCAACTTGAAAATTATTTTGATAATGCTTTTTCTGAAATTTCTTTTAATTGCAAATGCTTTGAAATTTTAACTCAAAAAGGCTAGAAGATAATTATTATCAAAGTAATTTATTATGATGGATTATAATTTTTCAACACTTCACAAAAGAAACAATCAAATTATGATTTAGCCCTATTTTTATTTTTTGCCTCTATATTTCGATTTGGTAAAAATAAAATACTTTTTAATGAACCCCAAACTTAAAAAACCTCAAACGTTTTATTTACCAACAAAACAATTTAATCTAAAAAACAAAAACAAAATCAAATTTCAAAAACAATACACAAAAGAAAGGAGCTTTTTTATGATTAAAATAGCAATAGATGCCATGGGAGGCGATTTTGCCCCATTAGAAATTGTCAAAGGAACCTTGCTTGCCTTAAATAAAAATAAAGAACTTCACGTCGTTTTATATGGCAATCAAAAATTAATAACTCCACTTATTGAAAAAACTCCTTTTTT contains these protein-coding regions:
- a CDS encoding alpha-ketoacid dehydrogenase subunit beta — translated: MASMTLLDAINQTLDSKLAKDPRVVLFGQDVGKLGGVFRVTKGLQDKHGETRVFNAPIAESSIIGSAIGLAINGMRPVAEIQFDGFIFVGLEDLFAHAARLRNRSRGNYTVPMVVRVPVGGGVKSLEHHSESLEVILGSVPGLKVVIPSNPYDAKGLLMAAINDPDPVVYMEPKRIYRGFRQEVPETDYEVQIGKAKVVQEGTDITVVAWGAMVPETLLALKQLDPNVSVELIDLRTINPIDRETVITSVKKTGRFLVVHEACKTYGPAGELMALVNEQAFLYLDAAPARVTGNDITMPLAKAEHYQFLSPEKIADAIKKVVCE
- a CDS encoding dihydrolipoamide acetyltransferase family protein, which encodes MFEFKFADVGEGIHEGTITRWFFKVGDQVKEGDVLVKVETDKLDVELTSPVAGKILKRDLNEGEVICVGDTIVLIQEPGDTDADVKKFSSQNPNETAATEKNDTQQAQTSAQTSLPPQKVLATPLVKSLAKELGLDLSTIKGTGVNGKILKVDVQNATNPLQTQPQPQTPQPTTPFVQEQPTPTPTFATSSQETEVVKISRLRKAIAQKMVLSKGKIPETTLMDEVNITALVTLRKQAKDQAQSQGIKLTFMAFIMKAVAIALQEFPLFNASYDDVKEEVTYKKFINLGVAVDTKDGLIVPNIKDANKLTLLEMAQQLQQVAKATTERKVELNQLQNGTFTITNFGSIDITYGTPVINYPELAILGVGKITKKPVVENSQIVIADMLPLSLAIDHRIIDGADGGRFLKRVKELLNNTTLLLLS
- the lpdA gene encoding dihydrolipoyl dehydrogenase: MKNYDVLVIGGGPGGYVAAIKAAQMGAKVALVEKHKLGGICLNYGCIPTKAYLKSAKMYKDIKRCADFGIKVQNGVSFDWSSILSRKNKIVAQLTTGISFLLKKNKIDFYHGFASVLSPCEVQVDTNLLHTQKLIIATGSTAFVPPIPGAQEAYQKGILKTSKELLQLESYPSKVTIVGGGVIGVEFATIFNSFGSEVTILERQDTILNGMDREVVVAYTKKLQADGIQILNQVEVTKINDNQTTYTQKGNAKTITSDVILMAVGTKANLAGLEKLNLALNRNSVQTDNFCQTSIPGVYAIGDVNGKHMLAHVASHEGIVAVTHALEQKAHPINYDRVPACIYGFPEIASIGMTEQQAKEKQMDYKASKISLGAVGKSLADGEKEGFAKLIVCKKHLEILGMHIYAYNATELISEMAVGMELEGTAYELSQAIHPHPTLSELTFEALLGAVDKPIHA
- a CDS encoding TatD family hydrolase — its product is MLIDTHAHLNLKTYKNKLDDVFQKAWNNDVKKMIVIGMDEKTNQKAYEIANKYKEVMVAFGIHPCSDFSQETPESIIKYLNHPQTVAIGEIGLDLHHRQDNLAVQKKFFQAQVKIAIQYNLPIIIHARKSFEEIYQLLLPYRNQVRGVFHCLVFSLEEAKKALELGFYIGIGGVVTYPHAQVAHEIAKTIPLDKILLETDCPYLTPYPFQNETNEPYHIKLIAQKIAQLRNISLQCVATQTSNNVAKLFLNKNSF